Proteins encoded in a region of the Elaeis guineensis isolate ETL-2024a chromosome 7, EG11, whole genome shotgun sequence genome:
- the LOC105049327 gene encoding LOW QUALITY PROTEIN: KH domain-containing protein HEN4 (The sequence of the model RefSeq protein was modified relative to this genomic sequence to represent the inferred CDS: inserted 1 base in 1 codon): MEASSAVKRPLEVSSSDPNSPFPSPSSAAAASKRRPPHSPAAPFRALSPRLKSSPNETLFRILCPADRTGGVIGKGGSIVRQFREETGAKIRIEDPVPGSEDRVITIIAEAPPKKRREDGGGNVGEAAEDDPSPAQRALVRVFERMLRVESERVGEGNGGGGGEGGGEEKEIQGQVVCKLLAPSSQVGCILGKGGKIVEKIRQESGAQIRIFGKDQVPLCAVAGDELIHISGSFSAVKKALLSVSRCLQDNPRTESTNFTIPKPFGPTSHGAGPPTMMDPYAQRSLLPNQHVPDYHSRGYSSNPGMDNFVPGHRKVLEEDVMFRILCSNDKVGSIIGKAGVIIRGLQSETGATIKIVDPIPDSDEKVIVISARETSELRHSPAQDAVLRVHSRLAEAGFDKSSAISARLLVPAQQIGCLLGKGGTIIXEMRRATGASIRIFLKEQVPKCAQPNDELVQVTGSFQSVQDALLHITSRIRETIFPMKTFPSAGMTQYTSAASEIPPFPRPIHEPTPPGRYSAVGVFHGADASIGLSKIQDRPPPLSHGVDRLAVDRIPMSYGPDTTGPRPAVDHPSPRLWAPEVMSTKTPRGTPDVGTGFRSGGMGSGGQTPVATSNTVEPLETSRKVEHIIPQKDLTYVYGENNSNLAEIRQISGAQFTIHDAVPGATAGRVVISGTPQQVKMGQSLMHAFIMWGRYIKDA; encoded by the exons ATGGAGGCGTCTTCCGCCGTGAAGCGGCCCCTCGAGGTCTCCTCCAGCGACCCCAACAGCCCCTTCCCCTCCCCTTCCTCCGCCGCCGCGGCCTCCAAGCGCCGCCCCCCGCACTCGCCCGCTGCCCCCTTCCGGGCCCTCTCGCCGCGGCTGAAGTCCTCCCCCAACGAAACCCTCTTCCGCATCCTCTGTCCCGCCGATCGGACCGGCGGGGTCATCGGCAAGGGCGGTTCCATCGTCCGTCAGTTCCGCGAGGAGACCGGCGCTAAGATCCGAATCGAGGACCCCGTCCCGGGCTCCGAGGACCGCGTCATTACCATCATCGCCGAGGCGCCGCCGAAGAAGCGGCGGGAGGATGGCGGAGGGAACGTTGGCGAGGCGGCTGAGGACGATCCCTCCCCGGCCCAGCGGGCCCTTGTTAGGGTTTTCGAGAGGATGCTTAGGGTAGAGAGTGAGAGGGTTGGGGAAGgaaatggaggaggaggaggagaaggaggaggggAGGAGAAGGAGATACAGGGGCAGGTGGTGTGCAAGCTTCTGGCGCCCAGCAGCCAAGTGGGGTGTATTCTTGGGAAAGGAGGAAAGATCGTTGAGAAAATCAGACAAGAGAGCGGAGCTCAGATTAGAATTTTTGGGAAGGATCAGGTGCCACTGTGTGCTGTTGCTGGGGACGAGCTGATCCAT ATATCTGGGAGTTTCTCTGCTGTAAAGAAAGCACTGCTATCTGTTTCGAGGTGTCTGCAGGATAACCCTAGAACAGAGTCAACTAACTTTACCATTCCGAAGCCATTTGGACCAACCAGTCATGGAGCTGGTCCCCCTACAATGATGGATCCTTATGCTCAAAGAAGCTTATTGCCTAATCAGCATGTCCCAGATTATCATTCCAGAGGATATTCATCAAATCCAGGAATGGACAATTTTGTGCCTGGACATAGAAAGGTTCTAGAAGAGGATGTTATGTTCAGAATATTATGCTCCAATGACAAAGTTGGTAGCATCATTGGGAAAGCTGGTGTAATTATTCGGGGCTTGCAAAGTGAAACTGGTGCAACAATCAAGATTGTTGACCCCATTCCAGATTCAGATGAAAAGGTTATTGTGATATCTGCACGTGAG ACTTCAGAATTAAGACATTCTCCAGCACAAGATGCTGTCCTTCGTGTCCATTCTAGACTTGCAGAGGCAGGATTTGATAAAAGCTCTGCCATTTCTGCAAGGCTTCTAGTTCCTGCACAGCAGATTGGTTGTCTGTTGGGAAAAGGTGGCACCATTA GCGAAATGAGAAGGGCTACTGGGGCCAGTATCCGGATTTTTTTAAAGGAACAAGTTCCAAAATGTGCTCAACCAAATGATGAGCTTGTCCAG GTGACTGGGAGTTTTCAATCTGTTCAGGATGCATTGCTTCATATCACGAGCAGGATTCGAGAGACAATCTTTCCAATGAAAACTTTTCCAAGTGCTGGCATGACTCAGTATACATCTGCAGCATCTGAAATCCCTCCTTTCCCGAGACCAATACATGAGCCAACCCCTCCTGGACGTTACTCTGCAGTTGGAGTATTTCACGGTGCTGATGCTTCTATCGGTCTCTCCAAAATCCAAGATCGGCCGCCTCCTCTCTCGCATGGTGTTGATCGTCTTGCGGTTGATCGCATTCCCATGTCTTATGGCCCTGACACTACAGGACCTCGTCCGGCTGTTGATCATCCTTCACCAAGGTTATGGGCTCCTGAG GTAATGAGCACTAAAACCCCAAGAGGTACTCCCGATGTGGGAACTGGTTTCAGAAGTGGAGGGATGGGAAG TGGAGGTCAGACACCTGTAGCGACAAGCAATACAGTTGAACCTCTAGAAACAAGCAGAAAGGTTGAACATATTATTCCTCAAAAGGATCTGACATATGTTTACGGAGAGAACAACAGCAACCTTGCTGAGATTAGACAG ATATCGGGTGCTCAGTTCACGATTCATGATGCAGTGCCTGGGGCGACTGCAGGAAGGGTCGTTATATCTGGAACCCCTCAGCAGGTGAAAATGGGCCAAAGTCTTATGCATGCTTTTATCATGTGGGGACGTTATATCAAGGATGCTTGA
- the LOC105049329 gene encoding GATA transcription factor 20 produces the protein MSENPSQPTDVKPLAGGLYAAHPAPAHPAVPLPGRIDEVPGSGGEGQLIVAADAQTIQRYAAERDQDNDGGGDGMEEDHDGTMEGDGMEGDMPSDHANLGDPHGMVAPQVAGNQLTLSFQGEVYVFDSVSPEKVQAVLLLLGGREINTGLASIPSSSNPYNKRSNFPQRVASLMRFREKRKERNFDKKIRYNVRKEVALRMQRNRGQFTSSKSKPEDVTAGITSLDATQRWGSVEGRPESAATCHHCGISSRATPMMRRGPGGPRTLCNACGLMWANKGTMRDLSKNPPAATQNALSEPKETNETSAVVGEQQPLPLTANGHGSSS, from the exons ATGAGCGAAAACCCTAGCCAGCCGACCGACGTGAAGCCGTTGGCCGGAGGTCTTTACGCGGCCCATCCGGCCCCCGCGCATCCCGCGGTGCCCCTTCCGGGGCGGATCGACGAAGTACCGGGCAGCGGTGGCGAGGGTCAGTTGATTGTGGCCGCCGACGCCCAGACCATCCAGCGGTACGCGGCGGAGCGGGACCAGGACAATGACGGCGGTGGGGACGGGATGGAGGAGGATCACGATGGGACCATGGAGGGGGACGGGATGGAAGGCGACATGCCTTCGGACCACGCCAATCTTGGGGATCCTCATGGGATGGTCGCGCCTCAGGTTGCGGGGAATCAGTTGACCCTCTCGTTTCAGGGGGAGGTCTATGTGTTCGACTCTGTCTCCCCTGAAAAG GTTCAAGCTGTTCTTTTGTTACTTGGAGGGCGTGAGATAAATACGGGCTTGGCCTCGATTCCATCTTCTTCAAATCCATATAATAAG CGATCAAATTTTCCTCAGCGAGTTGCTTCATTGATGAGGTTccgagagaagaggaaagaacgTAACTTCGACAAGAAAATACGTTACAATGTCCGCAAAGAGGTTGCTCTCAG GATGCAGCGGAATAGGGGTCAGttcacatcatcaaaatcaaagcCTGAAGATGTGACTGCAGGCATTACTAGTTTGGATGCTACCCAACGGTGGGgttctgtggaaggtcgaccagaATCAGCTGCCAC ATGCCATCACTGTGGCATCAGCTCAAGGGCTACACCAATGATGCGCCGTGGACCTGGAGGACCGAGGACTTTATGCAATGCCTGTGGACTTATGTGGGCAAATAAG GGTACAATGAGGGACCTATCAAAAAATCCACCTGCAGCCACTCAGAATGCCCTATCAGAGCCAAAGGAAACG AATGAAACCAGCGCAGTAGTAGGGGAGCAGCAGCCTCTTCCACTTACAGCTAATGGTCATGGTTCATCATCATGA